gtcacccTTAATCTGCTCCTGGAtagcagatttttgtttgcttttgttttgttattttattatgatgcTTAGATAAGGTTAAAGGAACAACAAGGTTAAAGGCTTTGTTTCTTTAACCTTCATGATAGTGAAGGAGACTGCCCTCCTTCACTATCATGTTGAATGTgttatatgttttaattttatctcCTGCAATTGAAGCAAATGTAGTTAATAAACCTCCAGTGTGAAATTaactatttctttcttttcagaatCATCTTGTTATAGGGCACTAACAAGCTGGTTGTTGACATGGGAGGTatgatatttatttgttttcagttttcatattttaaaatgatctttttttctggaaaaaaaaattctttggcATGTTATCTTTCAATTTAAGCAGTCTTGCTGTTATCAGGGTATCATTTTAATATAATCCACCTTTTTCgactgtttgttttaatgtgaaaattattttaaaaaaatagttctgGCAGAATTTCTGTGTCATGTAAGTTGGTTTGTATTGcaaggaagaaaaaattaattattgaaattataACAAAATTTGTGAACGTTCTATAATATCAATAATATGTTTTCAGAATAGATAAaggcatttttttgttttatgtccgTTGTGATCTAGCGTTGTGATTTTACTTTTGCGTCTTACTTTTGACACGTTTCATGCTTGaatgtgacacacacacactaaaccTAGTTACTAATTATAAATCTGCCTTTTGAAATCAAATACTAAAACACCCGTTTCAGTATTTGAATTCTTCCGTTAAATTAAATCCTAAAGATGAAACAGactttgttaaattatattctctctctgtttctttcagATCCCGCTTTTCATCGAGACTGTCCTCTTGACTGCAAGGTTTATGTGGGAAATCTAGGAAACAATGGGAATAAGACAGAATTAGAACGAGCTTTTGGGTATTACGGTCCGTTAAGAAGTGTTTGGGTGGCCAGGAATCCTCCAGGTTTTGCTTTTGTAGAGTTTGAAGATCCTAGAGATGCATCTGATGCTGTAAGAGAACTGGATGGCAGGTAATGTCCAGTGTTGTGAATGCTCACCCCTGTGGGGAAAACATGAAGCCAAAGTGTTAATAAAACACCAATAATTTTTTAACCTGTTTTGAATATTGAACCCCTTTCCCTAGCCCTCATTCTATCCATGAATTATGCAAACAGGAAATGCATCTACCATCATTATGACAAAACATTgccaaacataatttttaaccaATATAATCTCCAGTCAAAAATCTCCTGGATTCAAATGGATAAAGAAATGTGCGTCTTACTCATTCTGTGTAGAACCATGTGTGGCTGCCGTGTGCGTGTTGAGCTGTCGACTGGGGAGAAGCGCTCGAGGAGCCGCGGCCCTCCTCCTTCGTGGAGCAGACGTCCACGAGATGATTTTAGGAGACGTAGTCCTCCAGTCAGACGCAGgtatgcattttaattttaaacttttttttttcttttcacttgcACATCTTAAACGTAAACTTGGCTCACCTCAATTCCTTCGGGAGAACCAGTTTAAAACTCCTAAATCTTTGTTTTGGAAACAATTATCCCATAAAATGTGGCTCACCTCAAGGTTAATTCttgaaaaaagagaagaaaaaaacaaacctaagTTCTCAAGGTCACATTATTAACACAAAACAAGTCCTAGCATTTCTATGAGCATAAAGGCTCTATATTGTAATTTGTATTAAGTCATAAGTCTGTGGCCATTTTCacaagtatttttgttattcatttAAAAGTGTTATAAAACCTACACAGTGGTTATAAATCCAGATTGGCTCTGAAGAAGAGGGTCTGTTTTGTGTTGTTCATTTCGACTGTCTAGTGCAGGTTGAGCCTTTTGCCTTAGAGGCTTTATGGAAACAGGTCTTTGTCTAACGTAtttagtgccttgcaaaagtactcaAACCTGctgaacttttttcacattaatgcAACAGtccaggttgtttttttttgttatttttttggggCGTGGGaggttgggtttttatttttagggtaTGCAGTGGCTTTCCACAGTTTTGTGGAAGTGACTGCAGTTGAGTCAGATTGCAGATGCAGATCTTTTTGTGTAAGGAAATTTTCCAGTCTTAGGACCCAATTGAATTTAGGTCATTGCTTTGACTCAAATCTAAAGTCCTGCCACCACCTTGGTTGTGCTGTGTTGGCCTTTTACCATGCTGTAGGTCataaagttcagttttgatATTGTCTGACCAGAGAACCTTCTCCAAAATGTTTGCTATGTTAAAAGGGACCATTTGACTCAAACTACAAACTggattttttatacatttcttccAACAGGTTTAGAAGCTTTTGTCGCTCTGACTGCAACTTCTATGCCTGTTGCTTCCAGTCATATTCAAAACTGAAGAATTCTTTTGGGTTAGAGGTGAAAAGTCTCCAGGAAACAACAGAAGTCCCGTTGCTTTTTCTTAAGTACTTAGGATGGTCATGTCATGACTGAGAATCTTCACCAGCATAGTTAGAgtatgtgaatacttttgcaaggtgctgtAACTAGATGTTAAAGGCACTTAACCTTTCCACAGGTTAAATACCTGAAGTTGCTCTGTTGCAACCTCTTCTGGTCAACACTTTGATCACTCaggttttcacttttaaatgtttagtgaTCATGGCCATGTTTACAGATTTATTGTACAGATTCTGAATCACATTtgctcaaaaatataaatttgaaaGCAATTTTTATGAGTGGACAATTTGCATTGAAGTTCAGTAAGTATTATTTAGGTGTCTGGTAGACCATTTTTACTGTATGGggtgttttattacttttatcaaactttttttttttaacccataattttaaaataagtttctgAAGgtgtaatttcttttatttttttctgagttcAGTTTCcatatattaataaaactgaacCCCATTGCAGAGTCACCACCACGCTTCTCACCATCTGAGTCAGGCAACTAGTCTTCTTTCAGCATCATGTGACGGCTGACCAGCGAGCCTGGTGTTGTCACATGACCCAGGCGCCACCGCCAGTCATCAGGTCCCACCAACCTTTTGGTTCCTGAGCATGCAGTTCCCAGCATCCTTCTCTACTTCCTCCGACCTTTATCCAATCAACAGCGGTCCGCTTCAAATTATCAACCAATCAGCGTCTTTACACTTTCTAGTCTCCACACATCTGCTGTATCAACGGGAACAGCCGTTGGGTTACATCAGTCTCTAATCTTCAACCCCACTCCCCCTCaaaataaagcaggaaaaatcTACAACTACTCACTGCCCCCTTCCAACCAGCCACCAAGCAACTTCATATCTGCAACATTTGCATCATGTGGCAATTCCTGTCTGCAATTCGACCTCCCTCACCATCAGTCTGGCTTCCTTGCTTCATTTCTATGTTGTCCAAACCCCCCAAAATAGTAAGTTGCTTTTATCCTGctctttgtagtttttttttaataaattttttttaatctagctTTTAAAACTGGTTGACAATTATGTTTCATGAGTTGTATTCTGTAGAGGAAACTCAGTGGAAAGCTTAAAGCGCAACTGGCTGGACCAAAAGTCTTTAAACTTTCTCTTGCAAAAATTGCTGGGTGTATATTAAAGGCTCGACATCAAGGCATCTTGAGTTGGATCTGCTTTGctaaactgaagcctttttcaCTTGAGATTTTATCTGTTTCAGCCTCATAACCTTTGCACACATTAATATTACAATCAGGAAATCCACTAATGACAAACCTGTTTACCAAAAGCAAGCCTTTATTTCGAGCCCTGAAATCTGACTCCATGATTGGTGCTCTTTGGACAAATTGTCAATTGAATGAGCTGGTCTTGCTGCAGTTCATAAATGCAGCTTATCTTCTTAACAAATGAAGAGTAACGTGTAATCACATTTCCATATATACCATGGCTCTTGGGGAGCCATTACCCAAAGGGTTCATTATTGACATGAAACATAGTTACTCTTTCCTAACTtggtttcaatatttttaataatgcacACCTTAGATCACCGAAGAGGAGGAGCCTGAGCCGCAGTCGTAGCAGGTAAGATTAAGAATCATTGCATTTCAAATTGCTGTACTAATCTGTGGGGaatgccaattttttttcttcttgacttTCAGGTCTCTGTCAAGAGACAGACGCAGATATCGGTCTCTGTCCAGAGATAAGAATCGTAAGCGTTCACGATCCTTTTCCCGATCAAGGAGGTAGAGCCCATGCCAAAACATCAAATTTATATTGAACTTAAGCTTCTTGTTATTATTAATGCAAATAGTTTACCGGTTGATTCGTTTTACAGTCGTTCCAGGTCTCATGAAAGGAAGTGAAGGTCCTGGATTGCTCTGCAAGATCATACAAAGATTGTGAAGAGGAAAGTTTTTATAGTGCCACTTTTCTTTCTTAgattttgtttgaaactttAAAGCACCCTGTGCTGCTTGCCATCTTATGGCTCGTTATATCCGTTAAAAGTACAAGAAAAGACgggatgtttttcattttgttagcTGTCGAgacaaattttttttccttttttaaaggtCTCTTTTTTTTGGAGGGTATAAATATTCACATGGAAGAATTTGTCTCGTCCTGCAtgttttgaaactaaatactgccTTTACTTTagcagaagacatttttaactgttaaaataaattcttgtgatttttgttttattcatggcTGTTTCTACTTTTATGGGGTCACTGTGAGATGCAGGGACTTAACAGATACTGGTGCTGTTATTAGGAGGATGTCCCTTAAACACAACCTATAATTCTGTATTTTACCTACTGTATGTTCGTCACAAAAGACGGTATTTACTCTGATTATCTTGACTCTCAACTTCAACAATTTGTGACAATGCAGTTAAACAACttgttcaataaatgttttttccaagCTGAcaagtcagtttattttttttatataattgtgTTAATTTCATCCAAATGAATCAGTTTagactgaaaatggaaaaaatatactttattcaTGCAGGAAGTTAACTGTCAATGATTAAGACTGCAAGTATAGCCCACACAGGAAACTGTCAAACAGCTTTAGTTAGGAAACACCCCCTTCTTCTCCTATTGAGCAGATGAGTTGACATTACGAGTTAGTTTATGAGTCTACAGATGTGCTAGATTTTGGAGGtaagaaaagtaattttgtttgtaaatcttCACAAATTAACTAAATGTCAATTGCTAGACTTGTTCACTTTATTGTTGCTGCAGTTTGTGTGTTCCAGGTGCTTTATATGaactttttgtttatgttgtatTAAATTTGCCAAGTTTCTGAACTTCACCTGGTATATTTTCAAGAAACGATCGCTCCATAAGTTTTCTCTGCTTGTATAGCGTGATTTCCTTAATGCGTTGCACAACCTTTTCTGCTTCaggcacattttctttttaagtgagGTCAATTCAGAGCAACAAggagataaaatattttattttgagtgtCAAAGACTGAATGTTTGTAGCTTAAAATCAGGTACTAGAAAATTATGCCAAATCAGTAACTGTGTTCTCTAACACTGACAGTTTAAAAGCTGAGACACAGCAGCCAGCGACACGTGAAATCAGAATGAACAGAAGAAAGTTGGCAACGAGTCGAAGAAATAAAGGGAAGCAGCGTGTAAATGACCCAGAAACACAGCCAGATGTTGAACCTAGAGAGGGTGTTCAGGATGAGGCCAGGGGTAATGAACATCCAGAAACACACGCGTCTGCTACAAAGCAGCCTAAAGTGCAGGAAGAAGTAGCTCAAGAGAGTGAGCGTGACATGACTGCGCCACAAGCTGCCTTCTTGGTCTCAGCCACTACAGCTGAGTACTCTGAGGATAAAACTGGTATGTTATGCCCAGAAGAAGTCAAACACATTTTGAGCTCCAAGGATGTCAGTACGCAACCTGTTAAAGATAAGACTAAACTGGAAGTCATTGAGAGTAGCAACACTCTTCAAAGTGAGGAAGTCAATGAAAATCTACATGACCGTCTCCCTGAGCTAACCAGTTTAAGGGCTTCTGCATCAAATCAACAAATGATCAGCAAACAGGCAGAAGATTTTAATCTGTGTTCTGTGGCTGAATTAAACAGCAGCAAGCTTGATGACTCAGGCTTGTTCAGACAAGATGGGCGTTTACATGGCAACTTTTCAGTATGTGAGTCACGTGTTAATACATCTATCACGCCTCAGATTACTGCAGATAACGCCTTCAGagaaaacattaactttaaTGATGCTGTTgaacaagaaacatttttatttcaaacagaggAGTTGCCTACAAGTACATATGATCAACACTGTACGCCTAAAGTCAGAGATGCCAAGCTTTCACACGAGGTTGAAGACGATCAGTATGATCAAAATAAGTTGACACAAGAACAAGTCGAGTATGACAAGCATATCTCCACTGAAGATCTACTGTATTTCCACAAAGATTACagttctttctttgaaaaccaGAAATCTGAATCTGATAGTTaccaaagtttgtttctggtgAAAAGCACTGCAGTCAAACAGGATGTTTTGACTGCAACAAAAGAAACTTCTTTGGACCAGATGCTTCAGAGTGGCAGTCATGTGGAGGATAGCATGCAAACTCTTCCATCAGTCTTTAAGGCTATTACAGAGACTCAACTTCACAACAGCTCTCTAACCACAGATAACCATACCAAGGGGGTCTTCAGCTCTGGTGCTACTAAAAGAAAATTTGGATCTAGTCgtaaaaataaaggaagacaTGTTAAAGACTCTGAAGaggacattttagaaaatactcTGAACAATGAATCTCTTGAAACACCAACTGTATCGTCTGAAATACAGGAGACAGGGAATGAAGAAGTGAGTGATGTCACTACTGCTGACACAATCTTGTCTCTTTCAAATAGAGGCTCAGTCTGTTTGGTACCGCCACATGATCTTTCTTCTGAATATCCTAAGCCAGACACATATAGTTTGATATTAACAAGTGAAAGTCATAAAAAAGgtcaagacaaaataaattcagagattttagctgaaatgtttgaaaactctGATGTATCCCAGTATGAGGTGGATCAATCTGACATTCTTCACAGTGAGGAACCCATAGATTCTCTTTCAGAAGATGTTccaacaaatctgcaaaaagtTGAGTTTCATCCAACTCAAATGCAAGAAAACCTGCAAATTCAACATTCATCTGAAACTATTCTAGATTATGTtacagaacattttgaaaacatttctgaaaacctAAATGACCGACCGGAAATGTCTGAGTCTGCTGGGAAAAGCACTGATGATGTTGCCATCAAACAGCAAGAGCatcaaacagaggaaaacatctTGGAATATACACATAGTgtagaacagaaaaataagagttaTGATTTATATGATGCAAATTCTTTACAAATCAGTAACTTGGAAAAGTCAAACTCTACTCCTACTCAGATTTATGAGTTTAAAAAAGGAGTAGAGGATGATACAGAGGATATAAAACTTACTGCAGACCAAATGTATCACCAGGAGAAAGGACTATTTGAAGTAGGGGAGGAAAATCCTGTTTTGTTTGATTCACAGCCTCAAGAAACCTCTGGGATTGTAGATGAGCAACCCACCAAAGGCTTTTATAGCAGTGCCAACAGAGGGAAACTGGGATCTGGCAGTAAAAGTAGGGGACAACAAGATAAACACTCTAAAGAAGAGGTTAAAGAAAAGACCAGTAATGAAGAAACCACACAGATTTTAGATACTAAGATAATGAGCCAAGAAGAACTGAGGCGAGACATTTTGCCAGTGTCATATGACAGCCCAATTCTTTCAATCTTTGCTCCTGGCCATTCCTTAGAGGATCCAGGGAGTTTGATTCCAGGAAGTGTAAGTATTCCAGAAAGTCAGGAAAACTCAGAAACAGACATCAATAtggatttatttgataaatcatggggagagactTTGGGGTGTCAGTCTGACAGTCATAAGAGTAAATCAGGGAGTCTTCAGACTAAGGAAGTCCCTGATCCAGATGTTGATATGAGAAAAGGTCAAGAACATGTGGCACTacaagaaccagaacctcagcaAATAGATTACACTGTTGCTGATCAGGTGGAGAAAGTTGGAGTTTTTGTGGAAGATACCAAACACGATCCTTCTGACCCTCTTCTTCAGGACGATTCTCTGAGCACAAATGAGCAAACTGACACCGGCTTCAGTGGGAGCAGAAGCAAACTGGGGTCAAGCcagagagaaaaaggaagacAGCAGGGTGAAATACCTAAACAGGaagttttagaaaatacaaaagatgATGAAATACACGAGAGACAAACAATGTTAATGCAGGAAGAACTAACTGAAGACAGTGAACTCAGAACTATCACTTCAGTTTCAAATAACTCATCGCTTCCAAGTTCTCCACTTGATCAATCTTTTAAGGAACTGAGCTGTGTGCCAACAAAATACTCTGAAACTGACTTGGAGGATATAAGTGTGAACAGtgaaaattttcagaaaaatcaaaatgaaagcaaGTTAGATACTGAAAATACAGTGGATGTCTCTCAGCGAGCCATGGATGAATTTGAGGACAATTTAGATGCTGTTGCAGGAGATAAAGAAATCATGGATGGTGAGCATTCAGATAATACTGTAAAACAAGATCAGGGAAATGAGGACCCACTAAAAGACTTAGAAGAAAAGATGGAATTGGATTACATATCTGAGATTGTGGCACATGATACTCCTAAATATCCAGAAACAGTTTTGGGAGGCTTGGTTGACCAAGCTAAAGTCACCAGCAATATTCATTCAGAGCTCACTGTAAAAAGTACAGAGGATTCTGCTACCAAACACAAACTTATGCTTATTGAAGACCAACAAAACACGTGTTTCATAGCAGAAGGAGATGTGGAGGCTTTAGATCAGACAAGTAAGGATGGCCGCCTGTATGATTCAAAGGAAACCTCGATCAGCAGTCCACTTGGAATAACCGCTAACCTTGGTCAGACGGATAAAGGTGGGAGCCTTGTAGAAGGTAGTGAACACAACCCTACTGACACCAATCTTCAGGACACTTCTCTGACCACAGATGAGCAAATTGATGCTGGCTTTAGCTTCAAAgggaacaaaagaaaacttggatctagtcatagaaaaaaaggaagacaagATGTTAAAGAGTCTAAACAggatgttttagaaaataatggAGGAGAAAAAGCCATTGATACATCGCCAGTGTTGTTAAAAGTAGAGACGTCTGAGCAGGAAGAACTAAGTAAAGCCAGTGAGGAGGAAATCTTTTGGTCACATAGCATCTCCACATCACATGTTCTTTCTTCTGAGGATCATACCTCTGAGGTAACTGAAGGGCCTGGCACACACTTGAAAGGTTTAattatgaaatgtgaaaatcatcaagaagatgtagaaaaaataaatttaaatgttttggttcaAGATGGTAAACAATCAGAGGATTTATCATTGAGTCAATATAAAGCTCACACTGAAGATATTAGAGATGCTGGTTTAGAGGAATTTATGGTGGAACACCCAGAAGAAGTTCATTCAATAACAATTCAAGACAATCTTCAAATGGGATATTATTCTGAAACTTCaactaatattaataaaacatttgacattatGTCTGAAAATCTGACTGAACAAAATGAAAGGTCTCAGTCTACAGTAAAAGATAATGATGatattacagaaaaacaggaagaatgTCCTACAGAAGAAATGATCTCAGAGACTCTAGATCTGAAAAGTGGAGAAATAGAACAGGATGACACAAAACCCAAAGTTGATCAAATATTTCACGAGGAGAAGGAAGGAATGTTCTGtgaaatggaggaaaacaaaccTGTTTTGTCAAACGTTCAAATCGAAACAGTTTCTTTGGATCCCAAGCCTCAGGAACCGTCTGAGAGCACAAAAGAGCAAATTAACACAGACTTCTCCAGTAGAGCCAGCAGACGAAAATTGGGATCTAGTCGTAAAGGTAAAGCAAGACGACAAGTTGACGAATTTACAGATGAGGTCAATGAAGAGACCAGAGTAGATGAAGTAGATGAAACCCACAGAACAACACAGATCTCATTAGATACAAAGACAATCAGccatgaagaaaaaagacaagacaTGGAGCAGGATGTAACCTTATTGGTTTCTAATGACAACTCATTTTCAGTGTTTGCTTGTGGTGATTCATCTGAAGTTCAAGGCCCAATACAAAAGAACCAAGCTGAGGTTGAGCTGAACAGTTTAATTCAAGAAATTGTAAATTGTCCAGAGAATCAAAATCAATCTGAGTTTCTGCAGAGTAAAGACAAAACTCTTCGGAATAAAGAAGTCATGAGCCCTGAACATTCAGAGAATGCTGTAATACAAGCTCATGAACATGACAACACACCAACAGACATAGAAAGAAGTCTGCAAATGGATTCCTCATCTGAAACTGTGACACATGGTGTTCATACTCACAGCTCAATATCTGCTCCTGGGCTTTCATCTGAATTTCAAAGCTCTATGGGAAACAACCATCCTGAGACTGACCTGaagagtttaattaaaaaaaataagccagGTGATCATGATGGAATAGATTTATCTGATAATTCTGAGGAAGACTCTTTATTGGATAAATCTGACTTTCTGCAGTGTAAAGACAGGGCTcttcagaataaagtcattggTGGTGAGCTTTCAGATAATGCTGTAAAACGTGCTCAGGAAAATGAGGATCTGCCAACAAACACAGAAGGAAATCTGGAAATAGATTACACACCTGAGACTGTGGCACGTGATGTTCCTAAATATCCAGAAACTGCTTTGGAAGGAGTGATTGACCAAGCTGAAATCAGCAGTAAAATTCATTCAGAGCTCACATTGAAACATACAGCGGATTCTTGTACAGAACAGGAACTAATACCTGCTGAAGACCAACCAAACCTGTGTTCCACAACAGAAAGAAATCTAGAGTCTTTAAATCAGACAAGTAAGGATGATCACCTGTATGTTTCAAAGGAAACATCAATCAGTGGCCCAATTGGAGGAAACACCACCCTTGGTGACATGGATGAAGGTGGGACCCTTGAAGAAGGTAGTGAACATAACTCTAACGTTCAGGACAGTTCTGTCAgcacaaatgaacaaacaaatgaTGGCTTCAGCTTCAATGGGAGCAGAAGAAAACTGGGCTCTAGTCGTAGAAATAAGGGAAGACCGGGTTTTAAAGAATCCAGGCAGGAAGTTTTTGAAAATCACAGAAGCGATGAAACTCCCCAGACTCCAACAATATCAGTAGAAACAAGGGGGTCAGAGCTTGAAGAGCTGAGTGAAGATATTGAACATAAAATTATCTTGTCTCTTTCACAAGACTTGTCTTCAGTATCACCACACATTCTTTCTTCTGAGAATCAGATCtctgtgttaaaaaatgactcTGATACAAACCTGcaaattttaattcttaaaaatgaacattttggaGACAAAGGTGAAAGAAAGTTAGAGACAGAAGTTGAAATGATTGAGAAATCAATGAATGTTCCACATCAAGAGGTGGGTCAGTCTGACAATGCTCACAGCGAAGACACCAAAGATGCTGAACCAGAGGATGCTCTTAGGGAAGTGGAGAAAATTGAGTTTCACACAACACAGATGCAAGATAGTATTCAGACTGAATGTTATTCTGAAACTGTTGTTGgtaatgtttcagaaaatgagGAAGTTATCCCTGAAAACCTGACTGATCAAACTGGAATGTCTGAGCTCACTGTGAAAGCAACTGATGTTTCTGCAACAAAAGAGGAAACATATTGTGTAAA
Above is a genomic segment from Xiphophorus couchianus chromosome 20, X_couchianus-1.0, whole genome shotgun sequence containing:
- the LOC114135025 gene encoding serine/arginine-rich splicing factor 3-like isoform X3, which codes for MGDPAFHRDCPLDCKVYVGNLGNNGNKTELERAFGYYGPLRSVWVARNPPGFAFVEFEDPRDASDAVRELDGRTMCGCRVRVELSTGEKRSRSRGPPPSWSRRPRDDFRRRSPPVRRRSPKRRSLSRSRSRSLSRDRRRYRSLSRDKNRKRSRSFSRSRSRSRSHERK